A genomic stretch from Echeneis naucrates chromosome 6, fEcheNa1.1, whole genome shotgun sequence includes:
- the inpp5b gene encoding type II inositol 1,4,5-trisphosphate 5-phosphatase isoform X1, with translation MDQSVAIQETLGGEENCVQAVQCDVLFNDVTESRLLGLVASTMEHAIFIYTHRRMAITADDVSLEDIIPISLDFAVVEVSSPEELAVVGADTRVRVSYQEEVLELRLPFGSHSRLFLTEVNRAWSDVCKSPAQVPKFEWINKYHKAPKGQGSVKQALAPLSTALTKLNQQRKTADKSSDKKGSLEKEKRSNSGTQKIKVFSNTESQGISGREDRNDLVRSSSHTPSNKAQILAMPQFNLRDNLIKCELLKKEDDYTYLENFSFFLGTYNVNGQTPKESLSPWLHCTDDPPDVYCVGFQELDLSKEAFFFNDTPKELEWTKAVSKGLHPGAKYAFVKLVRLVGIMLIFYVKKEHAEFISDVEIETVGTGIMGRMGNKGAVAIRFHFHNSDICVVNSHLAAHIEEYERRNQDYKDICSRLQFRQLDPTQPPLTIMKHNVVLWIGDLNYRISDLEVDHVKELISKRDFETLHSYDQLKRQIDEEAVFVGFVEGEIDFQPTYKYDTGSDKWDTSEKCRVPAWCDRILWKGKNIKQEHYQSHMAVKTSDHKPVSSLLIIGIKRLNHEAYKKTFEEIVRNIDKMENECIPSVSLSEREFHFKDVKFMQHHAETLILFNDGQVPCQFEFIQKPNELTYCKPWLTANPPKGFIAQGASVEIELEVFVNRSTAPELNSGKQQLEDILVLHLERGKDYFISVTGNYLPSCYGTSIYSLCQLREPIQDMPQETLYKLAEMSGDENAANTEKPLDIPKELWMMVDHLFRYAIKQEDIFQQPGLRSEFAEIRDCLDTGMSDSLSGSNHSVAEALLLFLDALPEPVVPYSFYQQCLESCTSASQCEKVISMLPQAHQNVFNYLAAFLRELLKNSASNRLDVNILATIFASLLLRSPTKQDLAEKRKTQEFFQHFLIQDSS, from the exons ATGGATCAGTCCGTAGCAATCCAAGAAACTTTGGGCGGAGAAGAAAACTGCGTCCAA GCTGTCCAATGCGATGTCCTCTTTAATGATGTTACAGAGAGCAGACTGCTGGGATTGGTGGCGTCGACAATGGAACACGC aatctTTATCTATACCCATCGAAGAATGGCAATTACTGCTGATGATGTGTCACTTGAAGACATCATACCCATCTCCCTCGACTTTGCTGTTGTGGAGG TTTCCTCACCAGAAGAACTTGCTGTTGTGG GTGCTGACACCAGAGTGAGAGTAAGCTACCAGGAAGAAGTATTAGAGCTCAGACTTCCTTTTGGGTCACACTCACGGCTCTTTCTCACTGAGGTCAACAGGGCCTGGAGTG atgtttgcAAGTCTCCCGCACAGGTACCGAAGTTTGAATGGATCAACAAGTACCACAAAGCCCCAAAAGGCCAAGGAAGTGTCAAACAGGCCCTTGCACCCCTCAGCACAGCACTCACAAAACTCAATCAGCAGCGGAAAACAG CAGATAAATCATCAGACAAAAAGGGAAGtttagaaaaggagaaaaggtcCAACAGCGGCACGCAGAAGATCAAAGTGTTTTCAAACACAGAGAG TCAGGGCATCTCTGGCCGTGAGGACAGGAATGACCTGGTGCGGTCATCCAGCCACACCCCGTCTAACAAAGCCCAGATACTGGCCATGCCACAGTTCAACCTGCGTGACAACCTCATCAAGTGTGAGCTGCTGAAGAAGGAGGACGATTACACTTACCTGGAGAACTTCAG CTTTTTCCTTGGCACATACAATGTGAATGGACAGACACCAAAGGAAAGCCTCAGTCCTTGGCTGCACTGCACAGATGACCCTCCTGACGTGTACTGTGTGGG TTTCCAGGAGCTTGACCTCAGCAAAGAGGCTTTCTTCTTTAATGACACCCCTAAAGAGCTGGAGTGGACGAAGGCTGTGTCTAAGGGCTTGCATCCAGGTGCCAAGTATGCCTTT GTGAAGTTGGTGCGTCTGGTGGGCATCATGCTGATCTTCTATGTGAAGAAGGAGCATGCTGAGTTCATCTCTGACGTAGAGATTGAGACTGTGGGCACTGGCATCATGGGAAGGATG ggaAATAAGGGTGCTGTGGCAATCCGCTTTCACTTCCACAACTCTGATATCTGCGTGGTCAACTCTCACCTAGCTGCCCACATCGAAGAATATGAGAGACGTAATCAAGACTACAAGGATATTTGCAGCCGTCTGCAGTTTCGACAGCTTGATCCCACCCAACCTCCGCTCACTATCATGAAGCACAA TGTGGTTTTATGGATTGGAGATCTCAACTACAGAATCAGTGACCTTGAAGTAGACCATGTGAAGGAGCTAATTAGTAAGAGGGACTTTGAAACACTGCACAGTTATGATCAG CTCAAGAGGCAGATCGACGAGGAGGCTGTGTTTGTTGGCTTTGTAGAGGGTGAGATTGATTTCCAGCCCACCTACAAATACGACACGGGCTCTGACAAGTGGGATACAAG TGAAAAATGTCGTGTTCCGGCCTGGTGCGACCGTATCctgtggaaaggaaaaaacatcaaGCAAGAACATTACCAGAGTCACATGGCTGTGAAGACTAGTGACCACAAACCAGTCAGTTCCCTGCTCATCATTGGG ATCAAGAGACTAAATCATGAGGCCTATAAGAAGACCTTCGAAGAGATTGTACGCAATATTGACAAAATGGAGAATGAGTGTATTCCGTCTGTATCCCTGTCTGAGCGTGAG TTCCACTTTAAGGATGTGAAGTTCATGCAGCACCATGCAGAGACATTGATCCTCTTCAATGATGGTCAGGTCCCGTGTCAGTTTGAATTTATCCAGAAGCCAAATGAGCTTACATACTGCAAACCCTGGCTCACAGCCAATCCCCCCAAAGGTTTTATTGCTCAGG GCGCTTCTGTGGAGATTGAGCTGGAGGTTTTTGTGAACCGCTCAACAGCGCCTGAACTTAACTCTGGCAAGCAACAGCTGGAAGACATCCTGGTGCTTCACTTAGAGCGCGGCAAGGACTACTTCATCTCTGTGACAGGAAACTACTTGCCTAGCTGCTATGGGACCTCTATCTATTCATTGTGCCAGCTGAGGGAGCCCATCCAGGACATGCCACAAGAGACACTTTATAAACTG GCGGAGATGTCTGGAGATGAGAAtgcagcaaacactgaaaaGCCATTAGACATTCCTAAAGAACTCTGGATGATGGTGGATCATTTGTTCCGTTATGCAATCAAACAG GAAGACATATTTCAGCAACCTGGACTCCGGAGTGAATTTGCAGAAATAAGGGATTGTCTTGACACTGGAATGTCGGATTCTCTTT CGGGCAGTAACCACTCAGTAGCTGAGGCCTTGCTCCTCTTTCTTGATGCACTCCCAGAGCCTGTGGTACCCTATTCCTTTTACCAGCAGTGCCTAGAAAGCTGCACCAGTGCCAGTCAGTGTGAGAAA GTTATTTCCATGCTACCTCAGGCCCATCAAAATGTGTTCAACTATTTAGCTGCCTTTCTTCGTGAGCTGTTAAAGAATTCCGCTAGCAATCGCTTAGATGTCAACATCTTGG cAACCATTTTTGCCTCCTTGCTACTGAGATCGCCTACAAAGCAAGATCTTGCAGAAAAGAGGAAGACTCAGGAGTTCTTTCAGCACTTCCTTATCCAAGACTCCTCTTAG
- the inpp5b gene encoding type II inositol 1,4,5-trisphosphate 5-phosphatase isoform X2, whose protein sequence is MEKLHDLSPVDVTRKSVINGKDVCKSPAQVPKFEWINKYHKAPKGQGSVKQALAPLSTALTKLNQQRKTDKSSDKKGSLEKEKRSNSGTQKIKVFSNTESQGISGREDRNDLVRSSSHTPSNKAQILAMPQFNLRDNLIKCELLKKEDDYTYLENFSFFLGTYNVNGQTPKESLSPWLHCTDDPPDVYCVGFQELDLSKEAFFFNDTPKELEWTKAVSKGLHPGAKYAFVKLVRLVGIMLIFYVKKEHAEFISDVEIETVGTGIMGRMGNKGAVAIRFHFHNSDICVVNSHLAAHIEEYERRNQDYKDICSRLQFRQLDPTQPPLTIMKHNVVLWIGDLNYRISDLEVDHVKELISKRDFETLHSYDQLKRQIDEEAVFVGFVEGEIDFQPTYKYDTGSDKWDTSEKCRVPAWCDRILWKGKNIKQEHYQSHMAVKTSDHKPVSSLLIIGIKRLNHEAYKKTFEEIVRNIDKMENECIPSVSLSEREFHFKDVKFMQHHAETLILFNDGQVPCQFEFIQKPNELTYCKPWLTANPPKGFIAQGASVEIELEVFVNRSTAPELNSGKQQLEDILVLHLERGKDYFISVTGNYLPSCYGTSIYSLCQLREPIQDMPQETLYKLAEMSGDENAANTEKPLDIPKELWMMVDHLFRYAIKQEDIFQQPGLRSEFAEIRDCLDTGMSDSLSGSNHSVAEALLLFLDALPEPVVPYSFYQQCLESCTSASQCEKVISMLPQAHQNVFNYLAAFLRELLKNSASNRLDVNILATIFASLLLRSPTKQDLAEKRKTQEFFQHFLIQDSS, encoded by the exons ATGGAAAAATTACATGACCTCTCACCAGTTGATGTTACCAGGAAGAGTGTGATAAATGGTAAAG atgtttgcAAGTCTCCCGCACAGGTACCGAAGTTTGAATGGATCAACAAGTACCACAAAGCCCCAAAAGGCCAAGGAAGTGTCAAACAGGCCCTTGCACCCCTCAGCACAGCACTCACAAAACTCAATCAGCAGCGGAAAACAG ATAAATCATCAGACAAAAAGGGAAGtttagaaaaggagaaaaggtcCAACAGCGGCACGCAGAAGATCAAAGTGTTTTCAAACACAGAGAG TCAGGGCATCTCTGGCCGTGAGGACAGGAATGACCTGGTGCGGTCATCCAGCCACACCCCGTCTAACAAAGCCCAGATACTGGCCATGCCACAGTTCAACCTGCGTGACAACCTCATCAAGTGTGAGCTGCTGAAGAAGGAGGACGATTACACTTACCTGGAGAACTTCAG CTTTTTCCTTGGCACATACAATGTGAATGGACAGACACCAAAGGAAAGCCTCAGTCCTTGGCTGCACTGCACAGATGACCCTCCTGACGTGTACTGTGTGGG TTTCCAGGAGCTTGACCTCAGCAAAGAGGCTTTCTTCTTTAATGACACCCCTAAAGAGCTGGAGTGGACGAAGGCTGTGTCTAAGGGCTTGCATCCAGGTGCCAAGTATGCCTTT GTGAAGTTGGTGCGTCTGGTGGGCATCATGCTGATCTTCTATGTGAAGAAGGAGCATGCTGAGTTCATCTCTGACGTAGAGATTGAGACTGTGGGCACTGGCATCATGGGAAGGATG ggaAATAAGGGTGCTGTGGCAATCCGCTTTCACTTCCACAACTCTGATATCTGCGTGGTCAACTCTCACCTAGCTGCCCACATCGAAGAATATGAGAGACGTAATCAAGACTACAAGGATATTTGCAGCCGTCTGCAGTTTCGACAGCTTGATCCCACCCAACCTCCGCTCACTATCATGAAGCACAA TGTGGTTTTATGGATTGGAGATCTCAACTACAGAATCAGTGACCTTGAAGTAGACCATGTGAAGGAGCTAATTAGTAAGAGGGACTTTGAAACACTGCACAGTTATGATCAG CTCAAGAGGCAGATCGACGAGGAGGCTGTGTTTGTTGGCTTTGTAGAGGGTGAGATTGATTTCCAGCCCACCTACAAATACGACACGGGCTCTGACAAGTGGGATACAAG TGAAAAATGTCGTGTTCCGGCCTGGTGCGACCGTATCctgtggaaaggaaaaaacatcaaGCAAGAACATTACCAGAGTCACATGGCTGTGAAGACTAGTGACCACAAACCAGTCAGTTCCCTGCTCATCATTGGG ATCAAGAGACTAAATCATGAGGCCTATAAGAAGACCTTCGAAGAGATTGTACGCAATATTGACAAAATGGAGAATGAGTGTATTCCGTCTGTATCCCTGTCTGAGCGTGAG TTCCACTTTAAGGATGTGAAGTTCATGCAGCACCATGCAGAGACATTGATCCTCTTCAATGATGGTCAGGTCCCGTGTCAGTTTGAATTTATCCAGAAGCCAAATGAGCTTACATACTGCAAACCCTGGCTCACAGCCAATCCCCCCAAAGGTTTTATTGCTCAGG GCGCTTCTGTGGAGATTGAGCTGGAGGTTTTTGTGAACCGCTCAACAGCGCCTGAACTTAACTCTGGCAAGCAACAGCTGGAAGACATCCTGGTGCTTCACTTAGAGCGCGGCAAGGACTACTTCATCTCTGTGACAGGAAACTACTTGCCTAGCTGCTATGGGACCTCTATCTATTCATTGTGCCAGCTGAGGGAGCCCATCCAGGACATGCCACAAGAGACACTTTATAAACTG GCGGAGATGTCTGGAGATGAGAAtgcagcaaacactgaaaaGCCATTAGACATTCCTAAAGAACTCTGGATGATGGTGGATCATTTGTTCCGTTATGCAATCAAACAG GAAGACATATTTCAGCAACCTGGACTCCGGAGTGAATTTGCAGAAATAAGGGATTGTCTTGACACTGGAATGTCGGATTCTCTTT CGGGCAGTAACCACTCAGTAGCTGAGGCCTTGCTCCTCTTTCTTGATGCACTCCCAGAGCCTGTGGTACCCTATTCCTTTTACCAGCAGTGCCTAGAAAGCTGCACCAGTGCCAGTCAGTGTGAGAAA GTTATTTCCATGCTACCTCAGGCCCATCAAAATGTGTTCAACTATTTAGCTGCCTTTCTTCGTGAGCTGTTAAAGAATTCCGCTAGCAATCGCTTAGATGTCAACATCTTGG cAACCATTTTTGCCTCCTTGCTACTGAGATCGCCTACAAAGCAAGATCTTGCAGAAAAGAGGAAGACTCAGGAGTTCTTTCAGCACTTCCTTATCCAAGACTCCTCTTAG